In Shewanella sp. VB17, a single genomic region encodes these proteins:
- a CDS encoding reverse transcriptase domain-containing protein codes for MFEEQFHPSSYGYRPRRSCHDAINKATLFMRRYELKHVVDMDLSKCFDKLDHGLILSSIEKRVSDGSVLKLLVQFFEKWCDGRWAQASDRSRESARWCNKPTDSEYLSGCV; via the coding sequence ATCTTTGAAGAGCAATTTCACCCGTCAAGCTACGGCTATAGGCCAAGGCGAAGTTGTCACGATGCGATCAACAAAGCGACATTGTTTATGCGTCGGTACGAGCTTAAACATGTAGTGGATATGGACTTGTCAAAGTGTTTCGATAAATTAGACCACGGGCTAATCTTATCAAGCATCGAAAAGCGAGTTAGTGATGGTAGCGTGCTAAAGCTGCTCGTTCAGTTTTTTGAAAAGTGGTGTGATGGTAGATGGGCACAAGCAAGCGACAGAAGTAGGGAGTCCGCAAGGTGGTGTAATAAGCCCACTGATAGCGAATATCTATCTGGATGCGTTTGA
- a CDS encoding TIGR02444 family protein, which translates to MTYLNQFDLSLWQACDTYYEEHQTLCLQLQDEHEVNINLLLLSTWLDKQAYRLLPQAWLQLTQEMLHWEQRVLLPFRKLRKLSKNHLASTEYQQMLEVELMLERKSQALILHKLKQLPHEGTRSNFEVLFELYQLKSSDYDVLSA; encoded by the coding sequence ATGACGTACTTAAATCAGTTTGATCTTTCGCTATGGCAAGCTTGTGATACCTACTATGAAGAGCATCAAACACTCTGTTTACAGCTTCAAGATGAACATGAAGTCAATATCAATTTACTGCTACTCTCTACTTGGTTAGACAAACAAGCTTACCGACTTTTACCTCAGGCTTGGTTGCAGCTTACACAAGAAATGCTCCACTGGGAGCAGCGTGTTTTACTGCCATTTAGAAAGTTGCGAAAATTAAGTAAGAATCACCTCGCTAGTACCGAATATCAACAAATGTTAGAAGTTGAGCTGATGTTAGAGCGAAAGTCTCAGGCACTTATCCTACATAAACTGAAACAGCTTCCCCATGAGGGAACTCGGTCAAACTTTGAGGTTTTATTTGAACTCTATCAACTGAAATCATCAGATTATGACGTATTATCAGCTTAA
- a CDS encoding reverse transcriptase domain-containing protein, with protein sequence MVDGHKQATEVGSPQGGVISPLIANIYLDAFDQEMKKRGHRIVRYADDILILCRSRAGAENALKQAKKILEVELKLEVNSRKTHIADSNEGVKFLGVEIGSRYTRIEPKKLAGFKSKLKQMTKRNGGKPLSEVIKAVNPILRGFSQYFRIANANREFEKIASWLRRRLRSVQLKLWKTPQRLHRRLKQMGYKPPFKSIKMNSWRNSLIPLANYALPNKWFDSSGLVNLGHVKTGYVFSAKLS encoded by the coding sequence ATGGTAGATGGGCACAAGCAAGCGACAGAAGTAGGGAGTCCGCAAGGTGGTGTAATAAGCCCACTGATAGCGAATATCTATCTGGATGCGTTTGATCAAGAGATGAAAAAACGGGGTCACAGAATAGTGCGCTACGCAGACGATATCTTGATTTTATGTCGCAGCCGAGCAGGGGCAGAAAATGCACTCAAGCAGGCGAAGAAGATACTGGAAGTCGAGTTAAAGCTTGAGGTAAACTCGCGTAAAACCCACATAGCAGACAGCAATGAAGGTGTGAAGTTTTTAGGAGTGGAGATAGGTAGTCGATACACACGTATCGAGCCGAAGAAACTAGCAGGGTTTAAATCGAAGCTAAAACAGATGACAAAGCGCAATGGTGGTAAGCCATTAAGCGAAGTGATCAAAGCGGTGAATCCTATTTTAAGAGGGTTCAGTCAGTATTTTCGGATAGCGAATGCGAATAGGGAGTTCGAGAAAATAGCAAGCTGGCTAAGGCGTAGGTTGAGGAGCGTCCAACTGAAGCTGTGGAAAACGCCACAGCGACTTCACAGACGGTTGAAGCAGATGGGGTATAAGCCCCCGTTTAAATCAATCAAGATGAACAGTTGGCGTAACTCACTGATTCCGTTAGCAAACTATGCGCTGCCCAATAAATGGTTTGATAGCTCAGGGTTAGTGAATCTTGGACATGTAAAAACGGGATATGTGTTCAGCGCAAAGCTGAGTTAA
- a CDS encoding GGDEF domain-containing protein, whose amino-acid sequence MKTISSRLALIFAMFALVVAIAQFTTNVLSDFTRTTSDITSAIDHIIESAVSPAGQAVFNVDRLHAQKLLDGFSAYPYIIQSTITDDLDTVFANVNFERIESGSTNWLTELIYPNHSQDYSRKLTNTRYEGEIGILNLKVDHNIALRDFYHRSLILMLSDLLHTILIFIIIYLVTYRFVTSALVQVVDSINKNIGTTSKPLHINCPKNHNKTEIGVLVSALNQTISQRSKAQYELSKLNEELEERVIKRTAELEEANQRLHFLATKDPLTNINNRRGFFQIGGQMFNLFKRYGRPLTVIMLDIDHFKLINDKHGHKVGDEAIICCAKTCGMILRDTDVFGRIGGEEFAIILSETNRDAACELAERIRLNVPKSEVLLAHKINMTVSIGIHELQQVDQDFSAALEIADKALYEAKNNGRNQVKIID is encoded by the coding sequence ATGAAGACCATATCCAGTCGTTTAGCGTTAATTTTCGCCATGTTTGCCTTAGTCGTGGCCATCGCTCAGTTCACAACAAATGTGCTATCTGACTTTACACGCACCACTTCTGATATAACATCAGCGATTGATCATATCATTGAATCTGCTGTTAGCCCTGCTGGCCAAGCAGTATTTAATGTCGACCGGCTCCACGCACAAAAACTACTAGATGGGTTCTCTGCTTACCCTTATATTATTCAGAGCACGATAACGGATGACTTAGACACTGTTTTTGCTAATGTAAATTTTGAAAGAATTGAATCAGGCAGTACCAATTGGCTAACTGAACTCATCTACCCAAATCATTCACAAGATTATTCTCGAAAACTCACCAACACTCGATATGAAGGTGAAATAGGAATACTTAATTTAAAAGTTGATCACAATATTGCGTTACGTGATTTTTATCATCGTTCTCTCATATTAATGCTGAGTGATTTACTGCATACCATACTCATTTTTATTATTATTTATTTGGTCACTTATCGATTTGTTACCAGCGCACTAGTTCAAGTTGTTGATAGTATAAATAAAAATATAGGTACAACCTCTAAGCCATTACACATTAATTGCCCAAAAAATCATAATAAAACTGAAATAGGCGTACTAGTTTCAGCACTTAATCAAACCATCTCACAGCGTAGTAAGGCGCAATATGAGCTGAGCAAGCTGAACGAAGAATTAGAAGAGAGAGTCATAAAACGCACCGCTGAACTAGAAGAAGCCAACCAGCGCTTACATTTTCTCGCAACAAAAGATCCTCTGACAAATATCAATAATAGGAGAGGATTCTTTCAGATAGGTGGGCAAATGTTCAACTTATTTAAACGTTATGGACGCCCTTTGACCGTGATCATGCTTGATATTGACCATTTCAAATTAATCAATGATAAACATGGCCACAAAGTGGGTGATGAAGCTATCATATGTTGCGCCAAAACATGTGGAATGATACTACGTGATACCGATGTTTTTGGCAGAATAGGTGGAGAAGAATTTGCCATTATATTGTCAGAAACCAATCGTGATGCAGCATGTGAACTCGCTGAACGTATCAGGCTTAACGTCCCTAAAAGTGAAGTGCTACTGGCTCATAAAATCAATATGACCGTCAGTATTGGCATACATGAATTACAGCAAGTCGATCAAGATTTTTCAGCCGCATTAGAAATCGCGGATAAGGCTTTATATGAAGCAAAAAACAACGGTAGAAATCAAGTAAAAATAATCGATTAG
- a CDS encoding ABC transporter ATP-binding protein, which translates to MISITQAQLNRGTKTLLDETSLTIYPGHKVGLVGANGTGKSSLLALIMGHISLDKGDLSLPSGWQIATVAQETPALEVSALEYVIDGDVEYRQLEALLATAQNNDDGNAIALLHGKIDAIGGYAIHSRAASLLAGLGFSEMEQSNSVKSFSGGWRMRLNLAQALLCRSDLLLLDEPTNHLDLDTMYWLEGWIKAYQGTLILISHDRDFIDAIVSEIVHVENQKLNDYKGNYTAFERIRAERMAQQQVAFERQQKERAHMQSFVDRFRYKASKAKQAQSRLKALERMAELLPSQVDSPFHMAFKEPEALPNPLVSMEHVSVGYGDVEILKSVHLNLVPGARIGLLGRNGAGKSTLIKLLSEELSPMKGKYETHPGLNIGYFAQHQLESLHLDESPLQHLSRLAPNHREQELRNFLGCYGFNGDMVLSAVRPFSGGEKARLVLALLVWQRPNLLLLDEPTNHLDLEMRHALTMALQSFEGAMIIVSHDRHLLRLSCSDYYLVDNGQVCSFDGDLDDYHQWLLDATKANNKLETTEEATPSQDKKQQKRLEAELRQKLSPMRKIQLKLEKEQEKASTGLAEIEEMLADISLYDAENKVKLTQVLNKRTLLTKEMEESEMQWLTLQESIEEIELEVRS; encoded by the coding sequence ATGATATCCATCACTCAAGCACAACTGAACCGTGGTACCAAAACACTTTTAGACGAGACCTCATTAACCATTTACCCAGGCCATAAGGTTGGGTTAGTCGGTGCCAACGGGACTGGTAAGTCATCGCTACTTGCCTTAATTATGGGCCATATTAGCCTAGATAAAGGCGACCTCAGCCTACCAAGCGGTTGGCAGATTGCCACTGTCGCTCAAGAAACTCCCGCTCTTGAGGTATCAGCGCTTGAATACGTGATTGATGGTGATGTTGAATATCGCCAACTTGAGGCTTTACTTGCTACAGCGCAAAACAATGATGACGGTAATGCAATTGCACTATTACACGGAAAAATAGATGCTATTGGTGGTTACGCTATCCACTCCCGCGCAGCGAGTTTACTGGCAGGTCTTGGCTTTAGCGAAATGGAACAGAGTAACTCGGTAAAGAGCTTTTCTGGTGGCTGGCGTATGCGCCTGAACCTTGCACAAGCGCTGCTATGTCGATCAGATCTGCTGCTTCTCGATGAACCCACCAACCATTTAGACTTAGACACCATGTATTGGTTAGAAGGGTGGATTAAAGCATACCAAGGGACCCTTATTCTTATTAGCCATGACAGAGATTTTATCGATGCTATCGTTTCTGAAATCGTTCATGTTGAAAACCAAAAGCTTAACGACTATAAGGGCAATTACACCGCCTTTGAACGGATCCGAGCGGAGCGTATGGCTCAACAACAGGTCGCCTTTGAGCGCCAACAAAAAGAACGTGCACATATGCAGTCTTTCGTCGACCGGTTTCGCTACAAAGCCAGTAAAGCCAAGCAAGCTCAAAGTCGACTGAAAGCTTTAGAACGTATGGCTGAATTACTTCCTTCTCAAGTCGACAGCCCGTTTCATATGGCTTTTAAAGAGCCAGAGGCTCTGCCAAACCCCTTGGTGAGCATGGAGCACGTTTCTGTGGGTTACGGGGACGTTGAAATCCTTAAGAGTGTCCACTTAAACCTAGTTCCTGGCGCACGGATTGGCTTATTAGGCAGAAACGGTGCAGGTAAGTCGACCTTGATTAAATTGCTCTCAGAAGAGCTCTCACCCATGAAAGGTAAATATGAGACACATCCAGGCTTAAATATCGGCTATTTTGCTCAACACCAATTAGAAAGCCTACATTTAGATGAGTCTCCTTTGCAGCACCTATCGAGACTTGCACCAAATCATCGCGAACAAGAATTGCGTAATTTCCTTGGATGCTATGGTTTCAACGGTGACATGGTACTCTCTGCAGTTCGACCATTTTCTGGTGGTGAGAAAGCTCGCTTAGTGCTGGCACTCTTGGTATGGCAACGTCCTAATCTATTGTTACTCGATGAGCCAACTAACCATTTGGATCTCGAGATGCGTCACGCACTAACCATGGCGCTGCAATCTTTTGAAGGTGCTATGATTATCGTCTCTCATGACAGGCACTTATTACGACTCAGTTGTAGCGATTATTACCTAGTGGACAACGGACAAGTGTGTAGCTTTGATGGTGATCTTGACGACTATCACCAATGGCTTCTCGACGCAACTAAAGCCAATAACAAGTTAGAAACAACTGAAGAGGCTACCCCCTCACAAGACAAAAAACAGCAAAAGCGTCTTGAGGCTGAGCTTAGGCAGAAATTATCGCCAATGCGTAAAATCCAACTCAAACTTGAAAAAGAACAAGAGAAAGCCAGTACAGGTTTAGCAGAAATAGAAGAAATGCTCGCTGATATAAGCTTGTATGACGCTGAAAATAAAGTTAAATTAACTCAAGTGTTAAATAAAAGAACTTTGCTCACCAAAGAAATGGAGGAAAGCGAAATGCAATGGTTAACGCTCCAAGAATCCATTGAAGAAATTGAACTAGAAGTCAGAAGCTAA
- a CDS encoding YheV family putative zinc ribbon protein, which translates to MAEIKVKKRFVAGAKCPKCKAMDSIVLYKLNGVETVECIECDYSEQQADEQVEKKASGAVIGVFKP; encoded by the coding sequence GTGGCTGAAATTAAAGTAAAAAAACGTTTTGTTGCGGGGGCTAAATGCCCTAAATGCAAAGCCATGGACAGCATTGTACTTTATAAGCTTAATGGGGTTGAAACCGTTGAGTGTATCGAGTGTGATTACAGTGAGCAGCAAGCTGATGAGCAAGTTGAAAAGAAGGCTAGTGGTGCCGTAATTGGTGTGTTTAAACCTTAA
- a CDS encoding ABC transporter substrate-binding protein, producing the protein MKRLFISLFFVIYFPAAMSDVTEVTILIDENYPPYSYAVNEEARGLYIDILREAFKELPDYRVILKPLPWQRIKRYMQKGEAFAMFPPFYHGHDWPYLYPYSIAIFQEKVMLICPDKPSYSNREKWPNDFQKLSIGNASGYDGYGGFEFHRLVNLKKIDYVEAKGSSELLEMLIRKRLDCILMESELFDMLIHEASENTELRLLFKPNHFVKTVLTGVDNAYIGYSAKAIELNKYPFGDDFRRKMDNAIYRLLKSELYYDIIEKYKLARYAEMNK; encoded by the coding sequence GTGAAAAGACTATTTATCAGCTTATTTTTTGTCATTTATTTTCCAGCTGCGATGTCAGATGTAACCGAAGTTACCATTTTAATTGATGAAAATTATCCTCCTTATTCATATGCAGTCAATGAAGAAGCACGAGGGTTATACATAGATATATTAAGAGAAGCATTTAAAGAACTACCTGATTACCGTGTGATCTTAAAGCCTTTACCGTGGCAGAGAATTAAGCGCTACATGCAAAAAGGTGAAGCGTTTGCCATGTTTCCGCCTTTTTACCATGGTCATGATTGGCCTTACTTATACCCTTATTCAATTGCAATCTTTCAAGAAAAAGTGATGCTCATTTGTCCAGATAAACCTAGTTATAGTAATAGAGAAAAATGGCCAAATGATTTTCAAAAATTGTCGATTGGTAACGCATCTGGATATGACGGATATGGAGGGTTTGAATTTCATCGGCTCGTTAATTTAAAGAAAATCGATTATGTTGAGGCTAAAGGTTCTAGTGAGTTACTGGAAATGCTGATACGTAAACGATTAGATTGTATTTTAATGGAAAGTGAATTATTCGATATGTTGATACACGAAGCATCGGAAAATACTGAACTGCGTTTGTTATTTAAGCCCAATCATTTTGTGAAGACCGTGTTGACAGGGGTCGATAATGCCTATATTGGCTATTCAGCTAAAGCAATTGAATTGAATAAATACCCATTTGGTGATGATTTTAGAAGAAAAATGGATAATGCCATTTATAGGCTCCTGAAGTCAGAGTTGTATTATGACATTATAGAAAAATATAAATTGGCGCGATACGCAGAAATGAATAAGTGA
- a CDS encoding RHS repeat domain-containing protein produces MKFFSNAFNFPEDISQGVNLRTGTYTQKIKIGSVFSHDLNGPNIDLHLAFNQLSSYDQGFGVGWELNISRYNPDENSLVLSNGKRFYAYVDFEYNTVLLPELKSNELRVEVITFEQKHITVFNVTNSKKGIRIIYKDGTIEYLNAQGVMVGIENSDGRMLSFFWEHEKALCRLHKIGNSLSINYEASCISVVSNIQHKSTSTVRLFLMLLNNKYILQEVRLQNDDSYKFLMENYASDFYIISSCISPNGLRHVLKYTQLTGIEGLKIPLLAVKNISSGDDGSNQSMVRDFSYSDNNFIGYGGVDSQVLPIMFSSHSDPIYQCQLNFNYIVTERVGNINVQREYNKFHLLKTELYYEDVVATGRCFKKLEYIYSAWKQKDFSTLNINYHLPRYILTTHLKNGQRHEQEKFFNYDEFGNLLYETHPQYNMQYEYYPVAGEQGLCPPDPDGFVRHIKSKKKLCDKGQVKSEVIYEYQYLGQRLIAISKETNGPHMVTYSYDQTISQLQGTRFGMLQLKMEFMAGELCRIYYFQLTIINYQWLLMETCISHDGQRRDTSISKDIGRGLITSVTHENGQKDEFIYDELNRIVKKIFNQSPPQRIEILSYRNLNRIHQVTHPNGLTDEIEYDVFGRTVAKRAGLADGSCFEYLTIEYDNQDRPVLEIRQDRSEVQPNLRIRKETRYEYNVQGDLKKKTNPDASYEMMSHDYLENTKTKSLFDKEDNFINQVISYFNDAGDLTKIESFDRNKSLQSIESMEYDSFGRIVARTSVLGEKVTILYDCFDRVEQEISSSGIIKRTEYNRFTPDNLPIKIYINSELIAMNHYDGLGRLIKERVDGFDLAYDYSDSVITTRPTKKTIPNGVDILMNYDLHNGERIYESCIYNGKQEKKSFSYDATHHHMTSSRNHISDNTYFYTNNGFLTAAQLNHVSSVPGDTITGCSLHYSQTFMGKRTSRQVNLNHDVYQGFDETVFYDDLGRVNIVYFGIQEKKIRVNIVYDELSRPKKIITSEQDCYDNPVLLIKELDYDDFGRPISVKYSTFNNKPIVKANIAYNAADKLERLEVTLERDPNPHYSEVYRYDKAGRMVEYQPSARITNEYKQQIVKEQIRFDEKNNLLSKTSYFHNDYNEKSYHYTPGYPFQLSSITNTHSDYPTTTHINYDAQGNVSSDQNGLLYTYNYTNQLSKIYQGTDETILAAYDYDAQDRLVCLSKFDTQGQLLHINKRFYGEEQLVFEYVALNRTDDPVNWTGYHRVLDELIFTSQKSSQHLGLEFYLNLPNGTPIASVIFPKGGSYQRQANIRIHTSTPYGYTASGVRFPITAF; encoded by the coding sequence ATGAAGTTTTTTTCAAATGCTTTCAATTTCCCTGAAGATATTTCTCAAGGTGTTAACTTACGTACTGGAACATATACTCAAAAAATTAAAATAGGCTCTGTTTTTAGTCATGATTTGAATGGTCCTAATATCGATCTACATTTAGCCTTTAATCAACTTAGTAGTTATGATCAAGGCTTTGGAGTGGGCTGGGAACTTAATATCTCGCGTTACAACCCCGATGAAAATTCATTAGTATTAAGTAATGGAAAGCGATTTTATGCTTATGTAGACTTTGAATATAATACAGTTTTACTTCCTGAATTAAAGAGTAACGAGTTGCGAGTCGAAGTCATCACCTTCGAACAGAAACATATTACTGTATTTAATGTAACTAATTCAAAAAAAGGTATTCGGATAATTTATAAAGATGGCACTATAGAATATTTGAATGCACAGGGGGTAATGGTAGGCATTGAGAATAGTGACGGGAGGATGCTTTCATTTTTTTGGGAGCATGAAAAAGCGTTATGTAGACTACATAAGATAGGAAATAGCTTAAGTATTAATTATGAGGCGTCATGTATTTCTGTTGTTAGTAATATACAGCATAAATCTACTTCTACAGTCAGGCTGTTCCTGATGTTATTGAATAATAAGTACATATTGCAAGAAGTTAGATTGCAAAATGACGATAGTTATAAGTTTTTAATGGAAAATTATGCCTCAGATTTTTATATTATTTCCTCTTGTATCAGTCCTAATGGTCTACGGCATGTATTAAAGTATACGCAGCTAACAGGGATAGAAGGTCTGAAGATACCATTATTGGCGGTAAAAAATATCAGTAGTGGTGATGACGGTTCCAATCAGTCTATGGTAAGGGATTTTTCTTATTCAGATAATAATTTTATCGGTTATGGTGGCGTTGACTCCCAAGTATTACCTATTATGTTTAGTTCTCATTCAGATCCAATTTATCAATGTCAGCTTAATTTTAATTATATTGTTACTGAAAGAGTAGGTAACATCAATGTGCAACGTGAATATAATAAATTTCACCTTTTGAAAACTGAATTGTATTATGAAGATGTTGTTGCTACAGGACGTTGTTTTAAAAAATTGGAATATATTTATTCAGCGTGGAAACAAAAAGATTTTTCAACCCTCAATATTAACTATCATTTACCTAGATATATCTTAACTACACACCTTAAAAATGGCCAAAGGCACGAGCAGGAAAAATTTTTTAATTATGATGAGTTTGGTAATTTATTATATGAAACTCATCCACAATACAATATGCAATATGAATATTATCCGGTGGCTGGAGAACAGGGCTTATGCCCACCAGACCCTGATGGTTTTGTACGTCACATTAAAAGTAAAAAAAAGCTTTGTGATAAAGGGCAAGTAAAAAGCGAAGTTATATATGAATATCAATACCTTGGGCAGCGTCTCATTGCAATATCAAAAGAAACAAATGGCCCCCATATGGTGACATATTCGTATGACCAAACAATCTCTCAATTACAGGGGACAAGATTTGGTATGCTCCAGCTTAAGATGGAATTTATGGCAGGCGAGCTTTGTCGAATTTATTACTTTCAGCTTACAATTATCAATTATCAATGGTTATTAATGGAGACCTGTATTAGTCACGATGGTCAAAGACGTGATACATCCATCTCTAAAGATATTGGTCGAGGACTCATTACCTCTGTGACTCATGAAAATGGGCAAAAAGATGAATTTATTTATGATGAGCTTAATCGCATTGTGAAAAAAATATTTAATCAGTCACCCCCTCAGCGCATAGAAATCCTGAGTTATCGGAACCTAAATCGAATTCATCAAGTGACTCATCCAAATGGACTCACAGATGAAATTGAATATGATGTTTTTGGTCGAACAGTAGCAAAAAGAGCGGGTCTTGCTGATGGTAGCTGTTTTGAATATTTAACCATTGAATATGATAATCAAGACAGACCAGTATTAGAAATACGACAGGATCGATCAGAGGTACAACCTAATCTACGTATTCGTAAAGAAACTCGTTACGAATATAATGTACAAGGTGATTTGAAGAAGAAAACCAACCCTGATGCTTCTTATGAAATGATGAGTCATGATTATCTAGAAAATACAAAAACAAAGTCTCTTTTTGATAAGGAAGATAATTTCATCAATCAGGTGATTAGCTATTTTAATGATGCTGGAGATCTGACAAAAATAGAATCTTTTGATAGAAATAAATCGCTTCAAAGTATCGAAAGTATGGAATATGACAGCTTTGGTCGAATCGTTGCTCGCACCTCAGTACTGGGTGAGAAAGTCACGATCTTGTATGATTGTTTTGACCGTGTCGAACAAGAAATAAGCTCATCGGGAATAATAAAAAGAACAGAATATAATCGTTTTACTCCTGACAATTTACCAATAAAAATATATATTAATTCAGAGTTGATTGCGATGAATCACTATGATGGGTTGGGTAGATTAATCAAAGAACGTGTCGATGGTTTTGATCTAGCTTATGATTATTCAGATTCAGTGATAACAACTCGCCCTACCAAAAAAACTATCCCTAATGGGGTCGACATATTGATGAATTATGATCTTCATAATGGTGAGCGCATTTATGAAAGCTGTATCTACAATGGCAAACAGGAAAAAAAATCATTTAGCTATGATGCTACACATCATCATATGACAAGTTCACGAAACCATATTTCAGACAATACTTATTTTTATACAAATAATGGATTTTTAACGGCAGCACAACTGAACCATGTATCTTCTGTCCCAGGTGATACCATAACAGGTTGCAGTTTACATTATTCACAGACATTTATGGGTAAGCGAACCTCAAGGCAAGTCAATTTAAATCATGATGTTTATCAGGGGTTCGATGAAACGGTATTTTATGATGATTTAGGGCGAGTTAATATTGTATATTTTGGCATACAAGAAAAAAAAATAAGGGTCAATATTGTTTATGATGAACTGAGTCGTCCAAAGAAAATCATAACTTCAGAGCAAGATTGTTATGACAATCCTGTCTTGCTTATTAAAGAGTTGGATTATGATGATTTTGGTCGCCCAATATCAGTGAAATATTCCACCTTTAATAATAAGCCAATAGTGAAAGCTAACATTGCCTATAATGCCGCCGATAAGCTCGAAAGGTTAGAGGTGACCTTAGAGAGAGATCCTAATCCACATTACAGTGAAGTATATCGTTATGATAAAGCGGGACGCATGGTTGAATATCAACCCAGTGCTCGAATTACTAATGAATACAAACAGCAAATAGTTAAAGAACAAATACGCTTCGATGAAAAAAATAACTTGCTTAGTAAAACTTCGTATTTTCACAATGATTATAATGAAAAATCTTATCATTACACCCCAGGCTATCCATTTCAGCTGAGTTCAATCACTAATACACATAGTGATTATCCAACGACGACCCATATTAACTATGATGCACAAGGTAATGTGAGTAGCGATCAAAATGGGCTCCTATATACGTATAACTATACCAATCAATTGTCAAAAATTTATCAAGGGACCGATGAAACAATACTTGCTGCTTATGATTATGATGCACAAGACAGGCTAGTGTGTTTGTCAAAGTTTGATACTCAGGGGCAGCTATTGCACATCAATAAACGTTTTTATGGTGAAGAGCAATTAGTATTTGAGTATGTAGCTCTTAATCGCACTGACGATCCCGTCAATTGGACTGGGTATCATCGAGTCTTGGATGAACTCATCTTTACTAGCCAAAAAAGTTCACAACATCTTGGGTTGGAATTTTATCTTAACTTACCCAATGGTACTCCCATCGCATCGGTGATTTTTCCAAAAGGGGGAAGCTATCAGCGTCAAGCTAATATTAGGATCCATACGAGTACACCTTATGGTTACACAGCCTC
- a CDS encoding BLUF domain-containing protein — protein MFLVRLIYTSKTSHNFGPEDIENILEKARINNQKKNVTGLLCFNNKFFLQCLEGSRQAVNDTYHHILNDDRHSNIIMLNYTEIIVREFEQWSMGYMPQSSMTSPITLKHSGTPNFAPYEMSGESAHCLMLALKESIRTC, from the coding sequence ATGTTTCTAGTACGGCTAATCTATACAAGCAAAACAAGTCATAATTTTGGGCCTGAAGATATAGAAAATATTTTAGAAAAAGCAAGAATAAATAACCAAAAAAAAAATGTGACTGGCTTACTTTGCTTTAATAATAAGTTTTTTTTACAATGCCTTGAAGGATCTCGACAAGCTGTTAATGACACATATCATCACATCCTAAATGATGATAGGCATTCCAATATTATCATGCTCAACTACACAGAAATTATAGTAAGAGAATTTGAGCAATGGTCTATGGGCTACATGCCTCAATCAAGCATGACTTCGCCAATTACGCTGAAACATTCAGGTACGCCCAACTTTGCTCCTTATGAAATGTCAGGTGAAAGTGCACATTGCTTAATGCTTGCGCTAAAAGAAAGCATTAGAACATGCTAA